A region of the Oncorhynchus nerka isolate Pitt River linkage group LG9a, Oner_Uvic_2.0, whole genome shotgun sequence genome:
ATGGTAACGTAGTCATAGTGAGCACGAGGACAACCAAAGTCAAACAATCAGAGCTCTCAAGTGTTTGGTCCTAGGGAGCACCCAGTGCGGAGAAGACCAGTGCCGAGAAGACAACGAACTACAATACAGGTTGGCCATTTAGATCagggggattttttttttatatcaatATTTATCTTGCAACAGCTGGCAATTTGCATAAGCGGGCAATTTGAATACAGCCAGACGCGCAGTCACACGGTCAAGGTGTGGAAGATATTTTGTTTTATCGCCCTTGTCCTATATTAACAACAGTATGGTGGTAGGTCTATGTCGTTATGATGAATTCATATCTGTTCATAGTTTCAGCAATAGTATGCTGTTATAAACTTTTATTTCAGAGAGAGGTCTCAATTATGGGGAAATCGTTATGTCTATAAATTAACGTCGAGGCAGCGGAGACTCATAAATAGTATAATTTATTTATTAATATAAATAACATATAACAGATAAAACTGGGCTATTTTATTGAGTAAAGCAACTAAACAGTCGTCACACTGATTTTGCTCAAAAAAGTAAGACATTTTTTACGCGCAGCTGAGCATATCCCATTATGACATAAATTATGTGCACATCACTATTGCACCACAGTTAGTCTGGAACACCAACCAAACACACAAACGATCTCCAGATACCAGCACTAACTCACCAGCTCTAAAAAGTGAGGCAATTACCCAAATGAAGGCAATCTGCTTTTCACTATCCTAAAAGGGCAGTTTTTAATGAAAACACTATTGGTATGAGCATCCAGCAAGTTTAAATTGACTCTAATTCCATCTGTCCTTGTCCACAGACTAATCAtgtcaggcactgatgtttgggttgGCTCCTGGAGGCCCCACAAGCCCAGAGGCCCCATTGCTGCACTCTACAGCAGCCCTGGACCCAAGTATGCCCTGCCTGGAGCGACAGGTACAACTAATTTagtgattgattgactgactgattgatttatTGGTTGATTTGTTATCAACCTTTTGTTTAGTTGGttgatttgttttttattttgggGTATAAAAAGACACATGGGCAATCAtcttttcctcttcttcttcagGTCTGAACTACCATGACCCCAGGAAGCTGAAAGCACCGGCGTTCAGTTTTGGGACACGCCATCGCCAATTCAGCTCAGACTGCTCCCCCGGGCCAGGGTACTTGGTTCCCTCCAACATCACCAGGATTGGGCGTGACGGGACCCCTGCATACTCCCTCTACAGCCGCCCCAatgacccccagctgttccaaaccccCGGACCTGGTCGGTAACACACCCCCTTTCTTTTTTGCTCCATCTGCATGTGTTTTATGTCAGGATGCACAGTGTAATGATACATTCAGACAGAATGTGGTGGTACTCTAACAGTGGATCTAAAATATGACGAACACCTCCTTAACATCTGGAAGATCAtcatgcattgcttgctgtttggggttttaggctaggtttctgtacagcacttcgtgacatcagctgatgtaagaagggctttataaatacatttgattgtttGATGTTTCAGTAACAAAAAACAAACTGGTCCTCAGACATCAGTGTCATTTCACATTTTCTGGTACATTTACATGTTTCTTTTACAGATAACAACATTTCTATAATTTCTACATCCAACTTAATAAAATGTCAACTTTTCTTTTCAAGAAGTGGAAACCCTCGATTTTTCAAACGACACATCTGTCAAGTTCTAAAGCCCTTAAAAAAAAGTGAACTACCAGTTTGCTTAGACAGAGAAGGTCAATAGGCTAATGTAAGACAACTATTTTAAGATATTTCCAAACCCACAAACGTAAAATCCTATCTTAACTAAGGTGTGATGTCTTATCAACCCTGAGGGCCACCAAGGCCGAAGCCTTATATTTCTTCATCATTAAACAACAATCACCTTTGGAGTCTATTACATCAGAAGGACAACAATATATCCATTATCAGGACAGACCACCTCCATAGAGGAATGTAGCGTGAAGATAAACAAGGCTAGACATTGGCTCAAATGGCAGCCTCTAGCTCAGGTCCacctgtatgtaaaatgtatgcacgcatggttaagtcgctttggataaacacacacacttgccagtacacacacactcacacacaagcatgctcaaaactcacactgtctctcagaaactacacacacacatacagactctaGGCTTAATTCTAACTGTCTGTTTGGTGTTTCAGGACGCTACTCCCCTGAGAGGTCAGGGAAGTCTGCATATTACTCTGCCCCTGCCTATTCCCTGTCTGCCAGGAGCAAAGGCTTCCGCAACGACCAGACCCCAGGTAACATCCTCTTCAATAAATCCAACACTGTGGCTTTAAGAGACATGGAATAGAATGTTGGCTGTAGAATTTTAAAATGTGATCGATCAAATATTCAGAGAGCATGTTCGATGAACACTAAAAATGTGATAGGATTGTGGAATAGAATGTTGGTGTATTTACAAAATGTGATTGTTTGTGTCCTCTCTCTCAGGCCCTGCAGCTTACATGCTGCCCTCTGTGTTGGGGCCTGCTACCGTCAACAAAACCTCCGCCCCTAACTTCTCCCTTCGAGGACGCAGCAAGATCGGCAGCTTCCACGAGGACCTGCAGAAGGTAGATCTGACATGTCAAACACAGACTCTTCAAAATTGACATCTCATCTGTCTTCTTTATCGATGATGGACAGATTGAGTTAGGTAGGCCTGTCGTTCATTGTTTTCTTCCCTCACACTTCTTCCCTGTGTGTTTCCATCTGTATGTCAGACTCCTGGCCCAGGGACATACAGAGTGGTGGACCCCTGCACCTACAAACACAAACCCCCCCACTACAGCATGACAGGACGCAACAGCATGCCTGGAGACACCACCAGGAAACCAGGCCCTGGAGCTCACCACCCTGAACAGGCAAGACACCTCATCATAACCATATCACACTTCTATAACTGTGTACTTATACAATAATTAAAATAGTAAAATATCTTATATAAAGTTTGTTTCTACCCTCTGTTGCATGGGTAATGCACTAACTGCCCGTCTTCCGTTCCTAGGTGACCTTCACCAGGATCAAACCTCCAAGCTTCTCTTTCGGAATTCGTCATTCTGAGTTCATTGCTCCGCTTATAGTGGATTTGGCGGAATAGGAACCCTTCCCATTCCTCCATTTACCTCATTCCTTCCCAACATCCCTTTTCTTCATCCCTACCCCCTTATCCCAGCAATAAATTCATCAGTATCAAAATGCTCTGCAGTGAAGAAAGTAGTTAATTGTGCCTTATTGTTCTTATGTATTGCCTATCCTGCATGGAGTACAATGATGCTGGAAGACAAGCTAACCTGCTAACCAAGCTAATCCTTGTTGATGATTAAAAACAaaagtatatttttttatatgACGGCTATGTTTTATCacatcaatttgatttgaataactGAGAAAAACACATCGGCTATCACGCACGCTTGAACGTTATGAATACTTATGTGGGAGGAAAGGATTAGGCTTGTACTACACAAACACTACTTCACCTGAGGCCTCCCTTCACATTTTGTGTTACTTGTATGCTGCATGAATGCTATGATTTGGGGAACACTTTTCTTTGGCCCAATACTGTTTTAATTTGCACCACACGAGATTGAGTGTGATATTATGCCAAAGGTTTATGACCACTTTCAGTATTAAAATTATTCTGAAATCCCTAGTATTATATTTTATTGTTCCAATACCAAAGATGTGGTTTGATATAACATTGATCTGACATGATTCTTCTCAAACCATAATGACTTGGCTATGTTCACTCACTTTGATGTTATAACATGTCAAACGTGTACAATTGTGGTGATAAATAACGCTagttttaaataaatacattttcaacGAATATACTTTTTTCTGTCATGGAAAAATAAACATTTGGACAATCTTTGGAAATAGCCCAATATAACCCATTTTCAGGCAATAATAGGAACAGCCTCGTGCAAAAAAAGGGGGCTTTTAAGCGTCTGCGTTGCATAGAAACAGAAATTCTCCGGAGGAAGCTGTTGCTACAAAAACATGAAGATGCAAACTACATCGTTTTGAAAACTAGCGTTTTGCCAACGATAACGTTTTTCTACTTATTTTGCTAGCCTACTGACCGCTAAAGCAGGTTGCTAGATATAGCGTTATATCAGGGACATAGCAATATCCCTGACTGTGTGTTATGTTAGCTACCCTAACAAGTAGCCTGTGCACTGGCTAGGCTAACGTTACTGTAGATAGCTAAACAACGTCGGGTTGAAACCATGCCCGTTTCGACAGCTAGCTAATAAGTTAACTTAGACATCACTTCGAATGGGTTTGGATCATATTTTAAGTGAATGCATGCAAATATGtgttagttagctaacgttaagcGGTTACTTGCTGTTAATCACAGACTAAGTGAATTCCTTTTGCTAGTTCACTTCTAGCCACGTActttactgtagctagctaacgtttgttTACGTTCTCTAACTAGCTAAGCTGCTGTGAGACGCAGCTCATTTCCCCTTTCTAAAGGTAGAATGGCAGGCGACGCCAGTGGCATTCCTGAACTGGACCAAGATAAATATGATGCCGATGAAGAAGTCAAGATAATCTGCCTTGGCGACAGTGCAGTGGGAAAATCCAAGTAAGTTAGATAGGGAGCATGCCATCTTTTTCTTGTCATTTTGTCACTGCAAATACATCTCAAAGATGCTGAACGTTCTCAGTAAAGGTAACTACATTTTATATCAGCAGTATTGCTTACTGTTTGTGACCCAGGAGAAGATGTTAACAACTGCCTCTTTGTTTTACAGGTTGATGGAGAGGTTTCTGATAGACGGATAGTATCCTTTCTCACACTGGCGCTCTCATCTATAATTTGTGTAATTGGGTTTTGAGTGTTGCATGATCGCAGAAGAAATTCATCAGTCTTTTAGCTTGATGTAGCTGACTAAGTAATGTTAGGTGTTGCCTAAAATTGATAGTATTAAACTGAAAGAAACCCAATGCCTTCTCAATAGTTCATGCAGTAACTGATTTGGCTTGTAGCAGGTTAATCATCCAGTGTGCCGACAGGCCTTTTGACCAGCAATGTGTAGCTACAGTACAGAGGCTTGACAAAGTTGTTTATTCTATTCCTTAACTTGTTTTCCAGTCATCCCCAGCAGCTGTCAACCTATGCCCTGACGCTCTACAAATACACTACCACCATCGATAGCAAGGCTGTATTAGTAGGTATGTTTATCAATTGTTTTCTTATCAAAATGTCTGGTTTAGACTGAAGAGTTGTTAAGGCTATAGTAAACTGATTTGTTAGTGCTGTGAACCATAATCTTGACATTATGTTTTCTGGTTGACTTGCTATCTGTTTGGTTGCCTTCAGCTGTGTTTGTGCTTATGTCTGCCCCAAAGACTTCTGGGATACGGCTGGACAGGAGAGGTTCCAGAGCATGCATCCCTCGTACTACCATAAGGCTCACGCCTGTATCATGGTAAGACTTCACACTAGCTGCTAAGACGACAACATTACTTCAAGGCTCATACTTATGTCATAGCTTGTATCATTAACTGTACTTGTCTTTGTCAGGTGTTTGATGTGCAGAGGAAGATCACTTATAAGAACCTGACCAGCTGGTATACAGGGCTGAGAGAGTACAGGCCTGAGATACCCTGTGTGGTGGTGGCTAATAAGATAGATGGTGAGTCCAGCCACACAGGCTAATTctaataatattttatttttgactTTTTGTATTTTTACTCTGTTGTTTGCAGCTGATATGAAGGTGACCCAGAGGAACTTTAACTTTGCCAAGAAGCAGGGACTTCCTTTGTACTTTGTATCTGCTGCTGATGGGACCAATGTAGTCAAGGTGAGGATGGACAACATTGTCCTTAAGAGACACACAGTACTCTGTATACTGTATTCCTTTGCTTAGTAAAACAAAAATTTGGAAAAACCTTTTCTGTCTTTCGAAATGTGTCCCAGATGTTCAAAGAATCAATCAAAATGGCAATGTCTTACAAGCAGAACTCTAGTGACTTCATGGATGAAGTAATGCAGGAGCTggaggtacagtacatatttCCCTCTCTGGATATTTGCTCACTGATCTTATACACTCATATCTTTTGCTGTTTCCATCTCCTTAATTTACTGCAGCTATTTCACTGACAGTTGTTCTGGTTATGTCATTAGAATTAATCTATTTGGTTGAGTTCACATTTAATTGAATAGAAAATGTGAATGGTAACACATATGGTCTGGCGTTTAGGCTCTGCTCTTCAAGGTTGCTCCCACCCAAGGAAATGCTCAGGTAATGAACCTAACAAAGCTAGGGGTAAGGGAGCAGAGTATCTGCCATGCCCTTGATAAACAGAAGAGCAGAACCAGAAGGCAGCAGTTTGCTGAAGTCTATTTGAAAGAAGTGCCATCATGCTGTGTGTTCAATGTCTGATTGATCAGAAACTCAGCTGATACTGTCAGCTTACTAATCTTGTGACTGACTTGGATTCATGCCAGAACCAGCTTCGCTTGATGTATTTGACTgatagttgctctggataagattacctttaagtcatttagcaggctgACTCAGCTAAATTACTTTGCTACAAGCAGCACTGCAGATATTGCGATGAGCAAGATGCATGACTTCTTttcagtcacacacagtatctgcgcaTGTGCACGGGTTTACTTCAAACCTTTGCAACGTGGACCAAAACAGCAGAGAAGCTGAGCCTCGCACTTCAACGCTGTTAGTTGTTGGGGAAATTGACtcactatgctgtttactttctgtatctacgtcatatcgccgAGTCTACCTTAATATGTTTTATTGTTCATCCTTGACCTGTAGAACTTTTGAGCTGGAGCAGAAGAAGGAGGAGTCGTTAGAGATGGCTGAGGGACTGAAACCAGAGAGCCctgagtctctgtctgtctggctggatgTTGATACATTACCCTCACATTATTTTTACATTATACTGGCATTGTGTATATGAGAGCTGATTCTGACTGCACCGCAGCTAAGGATGCTGTGGATATGTTATCCTAACTGTTGACATGATACCTCTTTACCATGGGAGAGCTGTGCTCCAGAGTCTGTAACTGATGCTGTGGATATGTTATCCTGACTGTGTTGACATGATACCTCTTAACCATGGGAGAGCTGTGCTCCAGAGTCTGTAACTGATGCTGTGGATATGTTATCCTAACTGTGTTGACATGATACCTCTTTACCATGGGAGAGCTGTGCTCCAGAGTCTGTAACTGATGCTGTGGATATGTTATCCTAACTGTGTTGACATGATACCTCTTTACCATGGGAGAGCTGTGCTCCAGAGTCTGTAACTGATGCTGTGGATATGTTATCCTAACTGTGTTGACATGATACCTCTTTACCATGGGAGAGCTGTGCTCCAGAGTCTGTAACTGATGCTGTGGATATGTTATCCTGACTGTGTTGACATGATACCTCTTTACCATGGGAGAGCTGTGCTCCAGAGTCTAACTGATGCTGTGGATATGTTATCCTAACTGTGTTGACATGATACCTCTTTACCATGGGAGAGCTGTGCTCCAGAGTCTGTAACTGATGCTGTGGATATGTTATCCTAACTGTGTTGACATGATACCTCTTTACCATGGGAGAGCTGTGCTCCAGAGTCTGTAACTGATGCTGTGGATATGTTATCCTAACTGTGTTGACATGATACCTCTTTACCATGGGAGAGCTGTGCTCCAGAGTCTGTAACTGATGCTGTGGATATGTTATCCTAACTGTGTTGACATGATACCTCTTTACCATGGGAGAGCTGTGCTCCAGAGTCTGTAACTGATGCTGTGGATATGTTATCCTAACTGTGTTGACATGATACCTCTTTACCATGGGAGAGCTGTGCTCCAGAGTCTGTAACTGATGCTGTGGATATGTTATCCTAACTGTGTTGACATGATACCTCTTTACCATGGGAGAGCTGTGCTCCAGAGTCTGTAACTGATGTTGTGGATATGTTATATTCACATTATTCTCACATTGTGGACATGTTGTCCTTACATCCTCATGTTtgtattttttgttttattttctgCCATGAAAGAGACATGGTTTTATGGAGCTGATGCTGCAGAAAATGTTAACCTATGAGCCATATAATAGTAGTGACCTGTGAGAGCTGGGGCATTCTATTGATGTGAGAACAAACATATTGTAGGATAGATGTTGTGGCAGGCATGGTGAACATGTGCCAAAGTGTGTGACGCAGGCTGTTTGAGGTTAATCTAGAATGTGATGCCTTGTAAAATGTGGGACATGCTCTATACCTATAATCCCTATTCCTGGTATTTTATGATAGCAAAGTGAAACTGTGAATGTGAACTCTGCTGCTTTGTCATCAGCTTTCGCCCTCTTATGCCTTTACCATACGTGGCATGTGTATGGCGATTTGTACAATGTGATCGTGAAGTACATGTATGTAAAGGCTGCTATTGTTGCTCTAAGTGCTACAGTGTAAAGCCAGAGCGTTTTATAGGTCATGCCTTTAATGTATCTTAAACAATGAATGTACCTTGTAACCATTTGATGGCATTAGCGACTGTGTGGTTTTACTCCTCAACACTTGTGACCTGGCTGCATCAGTAAAAAGACTGCATCAATGTCACCAATAATGAATTCCAGTGCAGTTACTGATATAGTTATCAATGTACAGGttagatatacactgagtgtatatcTCACCTCCCACCCCTTTTGCTCCCTTAACAGCCTCAAATCATCGGGGCGTGGACAGTACAAAGTGTCGAAAGCATTACACAGagatgctggccaatgttgactccaatgcttcccacagttgtgtcaagttggctggatgtctttttgggtggtggaccattgattcacacgggaaactgttgagtgtgaaaaaaacagcagcattgcagttcttgacacaaaccagggtgcctggcacctactaccataccctgttcaaaggcacttaaatattttgtcttgcccattcaccctgtgAATGgcgcacatacacaatccatgtctcaaggcttaaaaatcctttaacctgtctcctctccttcccttcatctacactgattgaagtggatttaacaagtgacatcaataagggatcatacagtagctttcacctggtcagtctgtcatagaaagaacaggtgttcttaatgttttgtatactctgtgTACATTTTAGTCAACTGGAAGTGTTGCAGAAGAACTGAAGATACCTCAGAACTACAACAAATGACCACTTCAGAGGTTCTCAATCTAAGTGTATTAGACCTCTTCGGGCTGGATT
Encoded here:
- the rabl2 gene encoding RAB, member of RAS oncogene family-like 2 isoform X1, with the translated sequence MAGDASGIPELDQDKYDADEEVKIICLGDSAVGKSKLMERFLIDGYHPQQLSTYALTLYKYTTTIDSKAVLVDFWDTAGQERFQSMHPSYYHKAHACIMVFDVQRKITYKNLTSWYTGLREYRPEIPCVVVANKIDADMKVTQRNFNFAKKQGLPLYFVSAADGTNVVKMFKESIKMAMSYKQNSSDFMDEVMQELEALLFKVAPTQGNAQNF
- the cimap1b gene encoding ciliary microtubule associated protein 1B, translated to MSGTDVWVGSWRPHKPRGPIAALYSSPGPKYALPGATGLNYHDPRKLKAPAFSFGTRHRQFSSDCSPGPGYLVPSNITRIGRDGTPAYSLYSRPNDPQLFQTPGPGRYSPERSGKSAYYSAPAYSLSARSKGFRNDQTPGPAAYMLPSVLGPATVNKTSAPNFSLRGRSKIGSFHEDLQKTPGPGTYRVVDPCTYKHKPPHYSMTGRNSMPGDTTRKPGPGAHHPEQVTFTRIKPPSFSFGIRHSEFIAPLIVDLAE
- the rabl2 gene encoding RAB, member of RAS oncogene family-like 2 isoform X2; its protein translation is MAGDASGIPELDQDKYDADEEVKIICLGDSAVGKSKLMERFLIDGYHPQQLSTYALTLYKYTTTIDSKAVLVDFWDTAGQERFQSMHPSYYHKAHACIMVFDVQRKITYKNLTSWYTGLREYRPEIPCVVVANKIDADMKVTQRNFNFAKKQGLPLYFVSAADGTNVVKMFKESIKMAMSYKQNSSDFMDEVMQELENF